A stretch of Pseudolysobacter antarcticus DNA encodes these proteins:
- the rplI gene encoding 50S ribosomal protein L9 encodes MELILLQNVKNLGKLGDKVNVKPGYGRNFLVPHGKAVAATVHNLADFESRRAEFEAKANSSLGNAEARKTALEGATVVLKANAGPEGKLFGSVSPRDVAEAFTAAGHPLSKSEVIMSEGPLRHTGEFEIQVHLHADVHTVVKITIQPEA; translated from the coding sequence ATGGAACTCATTCTGCTGCAAAACGTAAAAAACCTCGGCAAGCTCGGTGACAAAGTCAACGTCAAGCCGGGTTATGGTCGCAACTTCCTCGTGCCGCACGGCAAGGCTGTTGCCGCCACAGTGCATAACCTCGCCGACTTTGAATCGCGTCGGGCCGAGTTCGAGGCCAAGGCCAACTCCAGCCTCGGCAATGCGGAAGCCCGCAAGACCGCGCTCGAAGGCGCCACCGTTGTGCTCAAGGCCAACGCCGGTCCCGAAGGCAAGCTGTTCGGTTCGGTCAGTCCGCGCGATGTTGCCGAAGCATTCACCGCTGCCGGTCATCCGCTGTCGAAGAGCGAAGTGATCATGAGCGAAGGCCCGCTGCGTCACACCGGCGAGTTCGAGATCCAGGTGCATCTGCACGCCGACGTGCACACCGTCGTCAAGATCACGATCCAGCCAGAAGCGTAA
- a CDS encoding PQQ-binding-like beta-propeller repeat protein — MRLKFTAISVLILFSAICESSAVAQTIAWRVPTYGASPSVAGLGQQSLVFDASDNPYLFVYTSDSNGGGIRLTHYRAVDGSAAWQKDISVIAPSSSSLGSIYPTAALTTTADDAVVATTNYGAGHLYAEVARYRGTDGSELWRAGEYPQKDLAYAAIATDSTANIIAAGASGIVNITVISGHVAKFNNNDGSLAWSVDIGAGSCVPGAVANLQFSTAAIDKNGDALVAGFATQNQNTGLVFCVAKLSGVDGALLWAYGYTPSGSHPSANDLPSMAIDLQGNPIIGNAYTLPNTSPYFNFALVKLSGATGVPLWSEDPVVMGGSNVASASIIADASGNIVLSSGGGTRKYSSGDGHHLWPQDSAIGGAPAIDSLGNILLVQNASHDSTGPKMNFLALNGADGSQLWSNSFALGGFNYWDALAVAVDRSGHFAAAQTQSSLCCIGKQSLILKAQGTTGAIDWHTNDRVLGPSTATLLEPGPYISRTSALTPDDGIVSTGFSYNPDSVSDYSRQILVVKRSARDGHLMWSSTASLGSDGCRPSALVVDGNGDVIVVGNCFSEPRTIKLRGTDGKQLWVGSAQSSCAYAVASSVAIDAANDVYATGWCQQPNGLLTVKYASATGTPLWTQITDSSYSSHSQNLVAVDATGGVLIGGVIDPSGNGSALASSLSVKKLHAGDGSLVWSRRIDRPANGYDELGVMAVYPNGDLVISGSENGTTSNTLSARLNSSDGSVKWMTHDPAAVSPVAMMLDPAGDVLLAGGRSLWKYGGSDGSIGWALTSAPSADGFSDSFNDVTLDHSGNVVATGQCRVGGIRPFCVASVNDATGLQNWRLIGVDPGKYTVGIGVLVAKDGGILVSTNYAVPDTSPMSLLRITGPFADGIFAAGFEP, encoded by the coding sequence ATGCGTCTGAAGTTCACTGCAATATCCGTACTGATTCTCTTTTCCGCAATTTGTGAGAGCAGCGCGGTTGCACAAACCATCGCCTGGCGTGTACCAACTTACGGTGCCAGTCCCTCGGTTGCCGGTCTAGGGCAGCAATCGCTGGTGTTTGATGCGAGCGACAACCCCTATCTTTTTGTCTACACCAGCGATAGCAATGGTGGTGGCATTCGGTTGACGCATTATCGTGCGGTGGATGGATCGGCAGCGTGGCAGAAAGATATCTCCGTCATTGCACCGTCATCGAGTTCTCTGGGGTCTATTTACCCGACTGCCGCATTGACGACCACCGCCGATGATGCCGTCGTTGCCACAACAAACTACGGTGCGGGGCATCTTTACGCGGAGGTTGCGCGTTATCGCGGAACTGATGGCAGCGAGTTATGGCGCGCAGGCGAATATCCGCAAAAAGATCTGGCTTATGCGGCGATCGCGACCGATAGCACGGCTAATATCATCGCCGCTGGCGCCTCGGGAATAGTCAATATAACGGTGATAAGCGGACATGTAGCCAAATTCAACAACAATGATGGTTCACTGGCCTGGAGTGTGGATATCGGTGCTGGCTCATGTGTGCCTGGCGCGGTTGCCAACCTACAATTCAGCACGGCGGCCATCGACAAGAATGGCGATGCCCTTGTCGCCGGATTCGCGACTCAGAATCAAAATACAGGCCTTGTCTTTTGCGTGGCGAAGTTAAGTGGTGTAGATGGTGCGCTGCTCTGGGCGTACGGCTATACACCGAGCGGCAGCCATCCCTCGGCTAACGATTTGCCGTCGATGGCAATCGACTTGCAAGGCAATCCGATCATCGGAAATGCTTATACCCTTCCCAACACGAGTCCATATTTTAACTTTGCGCTCGTCAAGTTGAGTGGTGCAACCGGCGTTCCGCTTTGGTCGGAGGATCCCGTCGTGATGGGTGGCTCGAACGTTGCGAGCGCGTCGATCATCGCTGATGCAAGCGGCAATATCGTTCTATCTTCGGGAGGCGGTACGCGGAAATACTCGTCAGGCGATGGGCATCATCTGTGGCCTCAGGATTCGGCTATCGGAGGGGCTCCTGCGATCGACTCGTTAGGAAATATCCTGCTTGTACAAAATGCCTCGCACGACAGCACAGGCCCGAAGATGAATTTCCTCGCCTTGAATGGTGCGGACGGTTCGCAGTTATGGAGCAACAGTTTTGCGCTCGGTGGTTTCAACTACTGGGATGCGCTGGCTGTGGCGGTTGATCGCTCCGGGCATTTTGCCGCTGCGCAAACACAATCTTCGTTGTGCTGCATCGGCAAGCAGTCGCTCATTCTCAAGGCACAAGGCACAACCGGTGCCATCGACTGGCACACCAACGATCGTGTGCTTGGGCCTAGCACTGCCACGCTGCTTGAACCCGGCCCTTATATCAGCCGCACCTCCGCACTTACGCCCGACGATGGCATCGTAAGCACCGGTTTTTCTTACAATCCCGACAGCGTGTCCGACTATTCAAGGCAGATCCTCGTGGTCAAGCGCTCGGCGCGGGATGGCCACCTAATGTGGTCATCGACAGCCAGTCTCGGCTCGGATGGATGCAGGCCCAGTGCGCTGGTCGTTGACGGTAACGGCGACGTCATCGTGGTGGGAAACTGTTTTTCAGAGCCACGCACGATCAAGTTGCGCGGCACTGACGGCAAGCAACTGTGGGTAGGCTCGGCGCAAAGCAGTTGTGCTTATGCAGTTGCTTCGTCGGTTGCCATCGATGCGGCGAATGACGTTTACGCAACAGGCTGGTGCCAGCAGCCAAATGGCCTGCTCACGGTAAAATACGCAAGCGCTACCGGCACACCTTTATGGACACAGATAACCGACAGCAGCTACTCCAGTCATTCACAGAATCTGGTTGCCGTAGATGCAACCGGAGGCGTGTTGATCGGCGGAGTGATCGATCCTTCCGGTAATGGTAGTGCTTTGGCGAGCAGTTTAAGTGTCAAGAAACTGCATGCTGGCGATGGAAGTCTGGTTTGGTCCAGACGCATCGATCGTCCCGCGAATGGCTATGATGAACTCGGTGTCATGGCGGTTTATCCAAACGGCGATTTAGTGATTTCTGGATCAGAAAACGGCACGACCAGCAATACGCTCAGTGCCAGGCTGAACTCTTCCGACGGCAGCGTGAAATGGATGACGCATGATCCTGCTGCGGTTTCTCCCGTGGCGATGATGCTTGATCCAGCCGGGGATGTTTTATTGGCCGGCGGGCGTTCGTTGTGGAAATACGGCGGCTCCGACGGCTCAATCGGCTGGGCACTGACTAGTGCGCCTTCAGCCGACGGTTTCAGCGACAGTTTCAACGATGTAACACTTGATCATTCGGGCAACGTAGTGGCCACCGGCCAGTGCAGGGTCGGCGGCATTCGTCCATTTTGTGTCGCATCGGTCAACGATGCGACCGGGTTGCAAAATTGGCGTTTGATCGGCGTCGATCCGGGAAAATACACCGTCGGCATTGGTGTGCTTGTTGCCAAGGATGGCGGCATTCTGGTGTCGACAAACTACGCTGTGCCAGATACGTCGCCGATGTCGTTGTTGCGGATCACTGGGCCATTTGCCGATGGAATCTTTGCCGCGGGGTTTGAGCCGTGA
- a CDS encoding HesB/IscA family protein, with protein sequence MSIQITTAARERMQNFLASQSTARAVRFGVRKTGCSGFAYTVDLTDSIAENDHVFEQDGVTVVVDAKSLPLVDGTEIDFARQGLNSMFVFHNPNVVGECGCGESFSVG encoded by the coding sequence ATGTCAATTCAAATTACCACCGCGGCGCGCGAGCGCATGCAGAACTTCCTCGCTAGCCAGAGCACGGCGCGCGCGGTGCGATTCGGCGTGCGCAAAACCGGGTGTTCGGGTTTTGCCTACACCGTCGATCTGACCGACAGCATCGCCGAGAATGATCATGTGTTCGAACAGGACGGCGTCACCGTCGTGGTCGATGCGAAAAGCCTGCCGCTGGTGGATGGCACCGAGATCGATTTTGCGCGCCAGGGTTTGAATTCGATGTTCGTTTTCCACAATCCCAATGTGGTCGGCGAATGCGGTTGCGGCGAGAGTTTTTCGGTTGGCTAG
- the rpsR gene encoding 30S ribosomal protein S18, with translation MSKFFRRKKFCRFTAEDVVEIDYKDLNTLRQYLSETGKIVPSRITGTKARYQRQLATAIKRARFLSLLPYCDNH, from the coding sequence ATGTCCAAGTTTTTTCGTCGTAAAAAGTTTTGCCGTTTCACCGCCGAAGACGTAGTAGAGATCGACTACAAGGATCTCAACACCCTGCGTCAGTACCTCAGCGAAACCGGCAAGATCGTGCCGAGCCGCATCACCGGCACCAAAGCGCGTTATCAGCGTCAGCTCGCGACCGCGATCAAGCGCGCGCGTTTCCTGTCGTTGCTGCCGTACTGCGACAATCATTAA
- the rpsF gene encoding 30S ribosomal protein S6 — protein MRHYEVVFMVHPDQSEQVPAMIERYKSLIEGDSGKIHRLEDWGRRQLAYPIENLAKAHYVMLNIECSQPVLKELESGFRFNDAVLRHLIISRPGPDTEQSFILKAKDEKPDRRRRDDEGIGFGGEDFDEPRERTPRPPRASAAAAAPAEPAAE, from the coding sequence ATGCGTCATTACGAAGTCGTGTTTATGGTCCACCCGGACCAAAGCGAGCAAGTACCTGCCATGATCGAGCGCTACAAGTCGCTGATCGAAGGCGATTCCGGCAAGATTCACCGTCTCGAAGACTGGGGCCGCCGTCAACTGGCATACCCGATCGAGAACCTGGCCAAAGCGCACTACGTGATGTTGAACATCGAGTGCAGCCAGCCGGTGTTGAAGGAGCTGGAGTCCGGTTTCCGTTTCAACGACGCCGTGTTGCGTCACCTGATCATCAGCCGTCCCGGCCCGGATACCGAGCAGTCGTTTATCCTCAAGGCCAAGGACGAGAAGCCGGATCGCCGTCGTCGTGACGATGAAGGCATCGGTTTTGGTGGCGAAGATTTTGATGAGCCACGCGAACGTACCCCGCGCCCACCGCGCGCTTCCGCAGCAGCAGCGGCACCTGCTGAGCCGGCTGCTGAATAA
- a CDS encoding FAD-dependent oxidoreductase, whose product MSLSETRRHQIFPILSAVQIAIARRFALSAPQRFAAGATLFAVGENAAPAFLILDGELEIHRRDASGRESITSTHGIGEISGEVSQLAGRQSLVEGRAGSRGCEAVAYDAAHLRALLIGTAEIGEIIMRAFILRRTAYINEGGSGSVLLGRRNDPVLIHIEGFLGRNGYPFTVMDALDDGDGHALIERLGLRNEDMPIVLCPNGAVLKRPTDAQIGVCLGITPEIDPEHVYDVAVVGAGPAGLATAVYAASEGLSVLVLDAHAFGGQAGASSRIENYLGFPTGISGQALTGRAFAQAQKFGAEIAIPIAVENLHCGKKAPHPHAGFGLQLAGNRSAQARTVVIASGVRYRRPDIANLAMFEGAGVSYWASPIEASLCAGEHIALVGAGNSAGQAVVFLADKVKSLHLMVRGSDLAASMSQYLVDRIHALPNVKVHLRTEVIALSGDADNGLQGASFRNRDNGLVWTGPLRHLFLFIGADPNTDWLSDCSVALDAHGFVRTGEVLNRDSWCATERAPLPLETTVAGVFAIGDVRAGSTKRVAAAVGEGAQVVAAIHSILSKEKEKTV is encoded by the coding sequence ATGAGCCTCAGCGAAACCCGACGTCACCAGATTTTCCCGATTCTCAGCGCCGTGCAGATTGCTATCGCACGGCGTTTTGCGTTATCCGCGCCGCAGCGTTTTGCTGCTGGCGCAACGCTTTTTGCGGTCGGCGAAAATGCCGCCCCCGCGTTTCTCATACTTGATGGTGAACTCGAAATTCATCGTCGTGATGCGAGCGGCCGCGAGAGTATTACCTCGACCCACGGTATCGGCGAAATCAGCGGCGAAGTCAGCCAGCTTGCTGGGCGACAATCGCTGGTCGAAGGACGCGCCGGATCACGCGGCTGCGAAGCCGTCGCGTACGATGCCGCGCATTTGCGCGCGCTGCTGATCGGCACCGCGGAGATCGGCGAAATCATCATGCGCGCGTTCATCCTGCGTCGCACCGCATACATCAACGAGGGCGGCTCGGGTTCGGTTCTGCTCGGGCGGCGCAACGATCCCGTCTTGATCCACATCGAAGGTTTTCTCGGGCGCAACGGTTATCCGTTTACGGTGATGGATGCGCTGGACGATGGCGACGGCCACGCGCTGATCGAACGTCTCGGCCTGCGCAATGAAGACATGCCGATTGTGCTATGCCCGAACGGCGCGGTGCTCAAGCGCCCCACCGATGCACAGATCGGCGTGTGCCTCGGCATCACGCCGGAAATCGATCCCGAACATGTCTACGACGTCGCCGTGGTCGGCGCCGGACCGGCCGGCCTCGCGACTGCGGTATACGCGGCGTCGGAAGGATTGTCGGTGCTCGTGCTCGACGCACACGCATTCGGCGGCCAGGCCGGGGCGTCATCCCGGATCGAAAATTATCTTGGTTTTCCGACTGGCATTTCCGGCCAAGCGCTTACCGGGCGGGCCTTTGCTCAGGCACAAAAATTCGGCGCGGAAATCGCCATTCCGATCGCCGTGGAAAATCTGCATTGCGGCAAAAAAGCGCCGCACCCTCATGCCGGATTCGGCCTGCAGCTCGCGGGAAATCGCAGCGCGCAGGCGCGCACGGTCGTGATCGCATCGGGGGTGCGTTATCGCCGACCCGACATCGCCAACCTCGCGATGTTCGAGGGCGCGGGCGTTTCCTACTGGGCCTCACCGATCGAGGCAAGCTTGTGCGCGGGCGAACACATCGCGCTGGTCGGCGCCGGAAATTCCGCCGGTCAAGCGGTGGTGTTTCTGGCCGACAAGGTCAAGAGCCTGCACCTGATGGTGCGCGGCTCCGATCTCGCTGCATCGATGTCGCAATATCTGGTCGACCGTATTCACGCCTTGCCGAACGTCAAGGTGCATCTGCGCACCGAGGTGATCGCGCTCAGCGGTGATGCCGACAACGGTCTGCAAGGCGCGAGTTTTCGCAATCGCGACAACGGCTTGGTGTGGACCGGCCCGCTGCGTCACCTGTTCCTGTTCATCGGCGCCGATCCGAATACCGACTGGCTCAGCGATTGTTCGGTCGCGCTCGATGCCCACGGTTTTGTGCGCACTGGCGAAGTGCTGAATCGCGATTCGTGGTGTGCGACTGAGCGTGCGCCGCTGCCGCTGGAGACAACGGTTGCGGGCGTATTCGCGATCGGCGATGTCCGCGCCGGTTCGACCAAAAGAGTTGCGGCAGCGGTCGGCGAAGGCGCCCAAGTGGTCGCCGCCATTCACTCGATTCTGAGCAAGGAAAAGGAAAAAACTGTATGA
- the asnS gene encoding asparagine--tRNA ligase, with the protein MSVVSVKHALAGGVAAGVEVTIRGWVRTRRDSKAGLSFVNVGDGSCFDPIQIVAPATLANYASEVTRLTAGCAVIATGILTPSQGKGQAFEIQASTIEVIGWVDDPETYPIQPKAHTMEFLREVAHLRPRTNTFGAVARVRHCIAQAIHRYFHERDFFWINTPIITASDAEGAGQMFRVSTLDLANMPRDAKGQIDFSKDFFGRETFLTVSGQLNVEAYCLSLSKVYTFGPTFRAENSNTTRHLAEFWMIEPEIAFADLNDDADLAEDFLKYIFKAVLDERGDDMRFFVERQEKTAISRLETFISAPFERIDYGEAISILQKSGKKFDYPVEWGLDLQTEHERFLVENHVGRPVVVMNYPEHIKAFYMRLNDDGKTVAAMDVLAPGIGEIIGGSQREERLDVLDARMAQFKLDPAHYQWYRDLRRYGTVPHAGFGLGFERLVVYICGLANIRDANPYPRVPGSAEF; encoded by the coding sequence ATGTCGGTAGTCAGCGTAAAACACGCGTTAGCGGGCGGAGTCGCTGCCGGCGTTGAAGTCACTATTCGCGGCTGGGTACGCACACGGCGCGACTCCAAGGCGGGTTTGTCGTTCGTCAACGTCGGCGACGGTTCGTGTTTCGATCCGATCCAGATCGTCGCGCCGGCCACGTTGGCGAACTACGCCAGCGAAGTGACGCGCCTCACCGCGGGCTGCGCGGTGATCGCCACTGGCATCCTCACGCCATCACAAGGCAAGGGTCAGGCGTTCGAGATTCAGGCCAGTACGATCGAGGTGATCGGCTGGGTCGATGATCCCGAAACCTATCCGATCCAGCCGAAAGCGCACACGATGGAATTCCTGCGCGAAGTCGCGCACCTACGTCCGCGCACCAACACCTTTGGTGCGGTCGCGCGCGTACGGCATTGCATCGCGCAGGCCATACATCGTTATTTCCACGAGCGTGATTTCTTCTGGATCAATACGCCCATCATCACCGCGTCGGATGCCGAAGGCGCCGGGCAGATGTTCCGCGTATCAACACTTGATCTCGCCAACATGCCGCGTGATGCAAAGGGCCAGATCGATTTCAGTAAGGATTTTTTCGGTCGCGAAACCTTTCTTACGGTTTCCGGCCAGCTCAATGTCGAGGCGTATTGCCTGAGCCTGAGCAAGGTGTACACGTTTGGCCCGACCTTCCGCGCCGAGAACTCCAACACCACGCGCCATCTCGCCGAGTTCTGGATGATCGAGCCCGAGATCGCGTTCGCCGATCTGAACGACGATGCCGATCTGGCGGAAGATTTTCTCAAATATATTTTCAAGGCCGTGCTCGACGAGCGCGGCGACGACATGCGTTTTTTTGTCGAGCGTCAGGAAAAAACCGCGATCAGCCGACTCGAAACTTTCATCAGTGCGCCGTTCGAGCGCATCGATTACGGCGAGGCGATCAGCATTCTGCAGAAGTCCGGCAAGAAATTCGATTACCCGGTCGAATGGGGTCTGGATCTGCAGACCGAACACGAGCGTTTCCTCGTCGAAAATCATGTCGGGCGACCGGTCGTGGTGATGAATTATCCGGAACACATCAAAGCATTTTACATGCGCCTGAACGACGACGGTAAAACCGTCGCGGCGATGGATGTGCTCGCGCCCGGCATTGGCGAAATCATCGGTGGTTCGCAGCGCGAGGAACGTCTCGATGTGCTTGATGCGCGTATGGCGCAGTTCAAGCTCGACCCCGCGCATTACCAATGGTATCGCGACCTGCGCCGTTACGGCACGGTGCCGCACGCGGGTTTTGGCCTCGGCTTCGAGCGGCTCGTGGTGTATATCTGCGGGCTGGCGAATATCCGCGATGCCAATCCGTATCCGCGTGTGCCGGGCAGCGCGGAGTTTTAG
- a CDS encoding UBP-type zinc finger domain-containing protein, which produces MSRNCSHLATIQQVTPSARGCEECLKTGTEWFHLRVCRSCGHVGCCDQSPGRHATKHYHASKHPIIEGYDPPEGWGWCFVEETMVALPDQTPQVGPIPRFY; this is translated from the coding sequence ATGAGCAGAAACTGCAGTCATCTCGCCACGATTCAACAAGTCACGCCGAGCGCGCGCGGTTGCGAGGAGTGCCTCAAGACCGGCACGGAGTGGTTTCATCTGCGTGTATGTCGAAGCTGCGGCCACGTCGGCTGTTGCGATCAATCGCCGGGACGGCATGCAACCAAGCATTACCACGCCAGCAAACATCCGATCATCGAAGGCTACGATCCACCGGAAGGCTGGGGCTGGTGTTTTGTCGAGGAAACGATGGTGGCCCTACCCGATCAGACGCCGCAAGTCGGGCCGATTCCGCGGTTTTATTGA
- a CDS encoding glycoside hydrolase family 44 protein, translating into MRVVLFLILGFVAANASHAASLTIYDNTLQNGFADNYSWAVSYSFSNTSPVHGASGNSISMKPDNWGGIRVKSTSLFALPNYQNLTFWVNGGSGNGQLLTLVLTRGGVTLGSFDIGSNTSGGIVANTWHQTTIDFNAAHLTYGAFDGFTLQSNNSNSATQPMVYFDDFVCNQRGTAIATGATVTVGVDTSIEVRAINPLIFGVSAGVAARNQQMGYTLQRWGGNSVTRYNWQAVSHNSANDWFFLNYGASQTDSADTFISATHNAGAQALLTIPTIGWTPDSAAKVGWGYSVAKYGAQHATEYTQSGGQSWANADAGNGECDTGSNSTGYCVGNHIVGNDPLDTSKAVDANYEAQWIAHLQSLFGTAANGGVKYYALDNEPMLWNSTHRDVHPAAPTYDEIWQKAQQYGAAIKAQDPTAIVTGPVTWGWCDVWSSAADSALGNCYGGPDQNAHGGTPFAQWYLQQVCTHPLASGKRLVDVLDLHYYPQADPGEDDTPTGAAVRLRSLKELYNPTWVSESWIGGTAQPIPNFIPRMRSWIPAACADIGIAITEYNWGPDDTDSGAVAQAEALGIFAREGVSMAARWVAPAANSKAERGFQIFLNYDGAGSKVSGNSVHALSSNIDQVGSYAFRLPGQRLMILLTNKDSVAHPINLTLQQPASGAWKLYGFDSLNALAAQPGGIVNGTSLSLSALTAMSASLLVLPDSDSIFANGFESH; encoded by the coding sequence ATGCGCGTTGTCCTGTTTTTGATTCTGGGTTTTGTGGCGGCCAACGCGTCGCACGCGGCGTCGCTGACGATCTACGACAATACGCTGCAAAACGGCTTTGCCGACAACTACAGTTGGGCGGTCAGCTACAGCTTCAGCAATACCAGCCCGGTGCATGGCGCCAGCGGCAATTCGATCAGCATGAAGCCCGACAACTGGGGCGGCATTCGTGTGAAATCGACTTCGTTATTTGCGCTCCCGAATTACCAGAATCTGACCTTCTGGGTGAACGGCGGTAGTGGAAACGGCCAGCTGCTCACGCTGGTTCTGACCCGCGGCGGCGTCACGCTCGGTTCGTTCGATATCGGCAGCAATACCAGCGGCGGCATTGTCGCCAATACTTGGCATCAGACCACGATCGATTTTAATGCAGCGCATCTCACCTATGGTGCTTTCGACGGTTTTACCCTGCAGTCGAACAACAGCAACAGCGCGACCCAGCCGATGGTGTATTTCGATGATTTCGTCTGCAATCAGCGCGGCACAGCAATAGCGACCGGTGCAACAGTAACCGTGGGGGTAGATACCAGCATCGAAGTGCGTGCCATCAATCCGCTGATCTTCGGTGTCAGCGCCGGTGTTGCGGCGCGTAATCAGCAGATGGGCTATACCTTGCAGCGCTGGGGTGGCAATTCGGTGACGCGCTACAACTGGCAGGCGGTATCGCACAATTCCGCCAACGACTGGTTTTTCCTGAACTACGGCGCCAGCCAGACCGATAGCGCCGATACTTTCATCAGCGCCACGCACAACGCCGGTGCGCAAGCCCTGCTCACGATCCCGACCATAGGCTGGACACCGGACAGCGCGGCCAAAGTTGGCTGGGGTTATTCGGTGGCCAAATACGGCGCGCAACACGCTACCGAATACACCCAGAGCGGCGGACAATCGTGGGCGAATGCCGACGCCGGCAACGGCGAGTGTGATACCGGCAGCAACAGCACCGGCTATTGCGTCGGCAATCACATTGTCGGCAACGATCCGCTCGATACATCAAAAGCGGTAGATGCAAATTACGAGGCGCAGTGGATTGCGCATCTGCAATCGCTGTTTGGCACGGCGGCGAATGGCGGTGTGAAATATTACGCGCTCGACAACGAGCCGATGCTGTGGAATTCAACGCATCGCGATGTGCATCCGGCTGCGCCGACCTACGACGAAATCTGGCAAAAAGCCCAGCAGTATGGCGCCGCGATCAAGGCGCAGGATCCAACTGCAATCGTCACTGGCCCGGTGACGTGGGGCTGGTGCGATGTGTGGAGTTCGGCGGCGGATTCGGCGCTCGGCAATTGCTACGGCGGACCCGATCAGAACGCGCATGGCGGCACGCCGTTCGCGCAATGGTATCTGCAACAGGTTTGCACCCATCCGCTTGCCAGCGGCAAACGTTTGGTCGATGTGCTGGATCTGCATTATTACCCGCAAGCCGATCCGGGCGAGGACGATACACCCACCGGCGCAGCGGTGCGTCTGCGCTCGCTGAAGGAACTCTACAATCCGACGTGGGTTTCCGAATCATGGATCGGTGGAACGGCGCAACCGATACCGAATTTCATTCCGCGCATGCGCAGTTGGATTCCCGCCGCATGCGCCGACATCGGCATCGCGATCACCGAATACAATTGGGGACCGGATGACACCGACAGCGGCGCCGTGGCGCAAGCCGAAGCACTCGGTATCTTTGCGCGCGAAGGGGTGAGCATGGCCGCGCGCTGGGTCGCCCCCGCAGCGAACAGCAAAGCCGAACGCGGCTTCCAGATTTTCCTCAATTACGATGGCGCTGGCAGCAAGGTCAGCGGCAACAGCGTGCACGCGCTTTCATCCAACATCGATCAGGTCGGTAGTTATGCGTTCCGCCTGCCCGGCCAACGTTTGATGATTTTGCTGACCAACAAGGACAGCGTGGCGCATCCGATAAATCTGACCCTGCAGCAACCGGCTTCCGGTGCCTGGAAACTCTACGGCTTCGATTCGTTGAACGCGCTAGCCGCCCAGCCAGGCGGTATTGTCAACGGCACCAGCCTTAGCTTGAGCGCGCTAACGGCGATGTCGGCGAGCTTGCTGGTTTTACCGGACAGCGATTCGATTTTTGCGAACGGCTTCGAGTCGCACTAG